A window from Acinonyx jubatus isolate Ajub_Pintada_27869175 chromosome E1, VMU_Ajub_asm_v1.0, whole genome shotgun sequence encodes these proteins:
- the PGS1 gene encoding CDP-diacylglycerol--glycerol-3-phosphate 3-phosphatidyltransferase, mitochondrial isoform X2 has translation MAAAAAAAAGPVLWRRLLGLLPGRPGLAALLGRLSDRLGRNRDRRRRRSPWLLLAPLLSPTVPQVTSPPCCLCPESVHRFQWIRNLVPEFGVCSSHVRVLSSPAEFFELMKGQIKVAKRRVVMASLYLGTGPLEQELVDCLESTLEKSLQAKFPSDLKVSILLDFTRGSRGRKNSRTMLLPLLQRFPEQVRVSLFHTPNLRGLLRLLIPERFNETIGLQHIKVYLFDNNVILSGANLSDSYFTNRQDRYVFLQDCPEIADFFTELVDAVGDVSLQLQGDDTVQVVEGMVHPYKGDRAAYCRAANKRVMDVIHSARARQQVLHAQTFHGDSLLTQEDAAAAGDRRPAPDTWIYPLIQMKPFEIQIDEIVTETLLTEAERGAKVYLTTGYFNLTQAYMDLVLGTRAEYQILLASPEVNGFFGAKGVAGAIPAAYVHIERQFYGEVCSLGQQERVRLQEYWRRGWTFHAKGQFTGTWRPRSP, from the exons atggcggcggcggcagcggcggcggcggggccggtGCTCTGGAGGCGACTGCTGGGCCTGCTGCCCGGCCGCCCCGGGCTGGCCGCGCTCCTGGGGCGCCTGTCCGACCGCCTGGGCAGGAACCGGGACCGCCGGCGCAGGAG GTCACCATGGCTGCTGTTGGCTCCTTTGCTGTCCCCAACGGTCCCCCAGGTCACCTCCCCTCCTTGCTGCCTGTGTCCAGAGAGTGTGCACAGGTTCCAGTGGATCCGGAACCTGGTCCCAGAGTTTGGGGTCTGCAGCTCGCACGTCAGGGTGCTTTCCTCCCCGGCGGAATTTTTTGAGCTCATGAAG ggCCAGATAAAAGTGGCGAAGAGACGGGTCGTGATGGCGTCTCTCTACCTGGGGACGGGTCCTCTGGAACAGGAACTG GTAGATTGCCTGGAAAGCACTCTAGAAAAGTCACTCCAAGCAAAGTTTCCTTCAGACCTCAAGGTGTCCATTCTCTTGGACTTTACACGGGGCTCAAGAG GTAGGAAGAACTCACGTACGATGCTGCTCCCGCTGCTGCAGAGATTTCCAGAGCAGGTTCGCGTCTCCCTCTTCCACACGCCTAACCTCCGTGGGCTTCTCCGGCTCCTGATCCCCGAGCGCTTCAATGAGACTATCGGCCTGCAGCACATTAAGGTGTACCTCTTTGACAACAACGTCATCTTGAGTGG CGCAAACCTGAGCGACTCCTACTTCACCAACCGCCAGGACCGCTACGTGTTCTTGCAGGACTGCCCCGAGATCGCAGActtcttcacagagctggtgGATGCCGTGGGGGACGTGTCCCTGCAGTTGCAGGGGGATGACACGGTGCAGGTGGTGGAAGGGATGGTGCATCCTTACAAAG GTGACCGGGCCGCATACTGCAGGGCGGCCAACAAGAGGGTTATGGATGTGATCCACTCAGCCAGGGCCCGCCAGCAAGTGCTGCACGCCCAGACCTTCCACGGCGACTCCCTCTTGACCCAGGAGGACGCGGCAGCTGCTGGTGACCGGAGGCCGGCCCCCGACACCTGGATTTACCCGCTGATCCAGATGAAGCCCTTTGAGATCCAGATTGACGAGATTGTCACCGAGACCCTGCTGACGGAGGCCGAGCGAGGCGCCAAGGTCTACCTCACCACTGGCTACTTCAACCTGACCCAGGCCTACATGGACCTGGTCTTGGGCACGCGGGCCGAGTACCAGATCCTGCTGGCCTCCCCGGAGGTGAACGGCTTCTTCGGGGCCAAGGGGGTGGCGGGTGCCATCCCAGCCGCCTACGTGCACATTGAGCGGCAATTCTACGGCGAGGTGTGCAGCCTGGGGCAGCAGGAGCGGGTGCGGCTGCAGGAGTACTGGCGGAGGGGCTGGACGTTCCACGCCAAAG